Part of the Candidatus Thiothrix putei genome, AGCGCTCCAACCATGTATGCTCCGGCAACAGGGCAGAGAGTGTTTCCACCACATCCAAAGCCATGGGGGAGGTTTTACGTTTTGACTCAATAAACGTCAGTGCATCCTCAGCCTCAAGCAGCTTGTCACGGATAGCAAGCTGCTCAGCCGAGGAACTACGCACCTCTGTCAGTGCGGTTTCAATTTGCTCCACCCGACGATACTTGTAACCCAGCGGAACCACTAACGAGAGCATCAAAGCTCCCAGAAAAAAATACAGTGGAATGCGCGACCAACCCTGTGCTTGCTGCGCTTCTTGGCGAGCAACCAAATTAATATCCGGGTGCGCTCCCTCAACAGAAACCACCTGTATAGGGCTAACACCTATCGCATCCAAAAGACGATTGAAGCGCTCCACCACATACTTAGGAACCACGAAAATATCAGACAGAATTTCTTTGCGGCCTTTATCATGCTGCGCCACCCGTGCATCAAATAACGCACTATCCGCCGTAAACGGTGTAAGGCGATCCAGTTGATAACCCAATACCTGAACCAAGTTTTCCTTAACCGCTTCGGGAAAGTGATGTTGTAATGCTAAGACTTGAGTCTTCCCCAAACGCAACTCTACCGCGTAAGGCTTACCATGCGCATGAGAGGGCAGCAAATCAGCCAATTGAGTATTACCGTCTTGCAAGGCAAACTGACCTCGCATCTGTGGCTTGCCGTCTTGCGACCACAAGGCATCAACATTGCATCCATCGTGCGTATGCAAAATCAAACGCGGCAACTCTGTGCGGAAAAATTTACGAGTCGTGTTAGGCAAGCCGTTGTACAAGCCTTCCTTCCACCAGCGTATGAATGTTTGAAACTTTGGAATAAATGACATGGCTTTTTATATATTGTTGTAAACCCCAAGACTCATCCTAACGTATCGCCCGATGAGTGTCGAATCTTAGCCGACCAACTGCACATCCCTCGACCAAGGCATCGAAAGTCTGGTTTCACAGTTTACAAGCCTCCTGTCCTGCGTTACGATTGCGCCCTTGATTTTGCGGATAGCAAAACTCTGCGGAAAAGTGTCCGAGTGGTCGAAGGAGCACGCCTGGAAAGTGTGTATACGGCAACGTATCAAGGGTTCGAATCCCTTCTTTTCCGCCATTATTCAAAAAGCCCCGTATAGTCAATGACTTACTGGGCTTTTTTGTTTTATGATAAAAAACAATCTATTCCAATCAAACAATTTTATTGATACCATTCTAAGACATACACATAACAACATTCGCGCAGCTAAAAATTACTCAAAAATAAACGGGGATACAGCGCATGAAACACCCATTACGGCTGACATCAGCTTTCATTCTATGCAGCACATTGAGCTTGGCTCACGCTGAAACACCCACCATCAAGATCGGCACACTCAAAGCCGCACCACAACTCGACGGTTCAGCCGAAGACTGGCAAGACATTGCCTCCAGTAAGATCAAACTCACCTATGTTGGCAAACCTGAACTCACCAAAACCGTCTTATTGAAAGCGGGGGTCTTCGGCGATGAAGTTTTCTTCCACACCGAATGGGAAGACAGCACCCAAGACATTCAGCATAAGCCCAGCGTCTGGGATGAAGCCCAGCAAAAATACGTCGAAGGCCCACAACTCGAAGACCGCTTTGCACTAGAGTTCGCGATGAAGGGTGATTACGACGCGAATTGGTTTTCCGGCAAAGAATTCACCGCTGATATGTGGAACTGGAAAGCGGCACGTACCAACCCCATCGGCATAAGCCATGACAAAATCACCGTCATCAGCAAACAGCCCATGGCTGAATCGTACAAAGCCACCTTGCCAGATGGTTCACACTTATACATCAATCGCCCTACCGATATGGGCGTTGAACCCTATGAAACCAAACGCTATTTTAAAAAACAGCAAGACATCATGCCTAAATACGTGCCGTTAGAAAAACTCCCCGCTGGCGCTGATGACATCAAAGCAAAAGGCGTGTGGAAAGACGGACGCTGGTCTCTGGAACAACGTCGCAAGCTCAATACGGGTTATGAGGATGATGTGCGTTTCACCGTAGGCAATCCCGTTAAAGGCGCGGTGGCGGTGTTTGACCACGATGACAGTGCTCATCACTTTATTTCAGAGACACTGACTTTTGCGTTTTAACACGAACCATAACGACGAATAATTAATTATGCGCGTTTTCAATAACTTACGGCTACTGCAAATTATTGACAGTACATTCCTAGTCACGTTGCTAGGAATTATTGCCGTATTACTGTGGTTCAACCTCACCGACATATCCAACCAAGTGCGCCAGAATATGCAGGTGTCGAATACCTCGTTGCAGCAATCCCATGCTGCCTTCGTACAACAGGTCAAACTGGAAACGACCATTGACCAACAACGCGCAACGTTTGATCAGTTGAATGATGAATTCTTCAAATTTGCGTTTAACCCCAATAGTACGCCGGATAATCTACCGCTCCTGCACCAGCTTAGCCACCAATTGCAACAACAAGGCGAAGAACTTTTAGCCGTCTGGCCACTGGAAAACCGCCCTGACCTGAAAGCCGACTACGAAGAAGTCATTGGCATCATGTCCAACCTCAGCACTGAGCTAGAAGGCTTAAACTCCCCGCATTGGCGGCAACTCGCTGCGGATGCCCGCGATACCGCCCATCAGGCGAAGGAGTTGATGGCAGAAATCGAAAAAATCGACAATCAATTAGGCACAAAAATTGGCGATGCCATTCAGCAATCCATCCAAAACACCAATGCCAGCACCGCACAGATGGCGGAAGAACTCACGCATTTAAAACAACGCACCTTGTGGGGAACATTACTCATCATTACCCTATTAATCATCAGTCGCCTGTATTTTTCCACCCGCTTCCAGCACATGACCCAAATGGCACGCAATGCCCAACAAGTTGCTGAAGAAGCCCTCAAGACCAAAGCACGCTTTCTCGCTACCATGAGTCACGAAATTCGTACCCCCATGAATGGGGTGATCGGCATGACCCGCTTGCTGATGAATACGCCGATGAGCAAGAAACAAACCGAATTTGTCGATAGCATCCACCTGAGTGGTGAACACCTGCTAACGGTCATCAATGACGTACTGGATTTCTCCAAAATCGAAGCGGGTAAGCTCGACCTCAAGCGCGAACCGTTTGAGTTACGCGCCTGTATTGAAGAAATTCTCAACCTCCTGAATGCCAAAGCCTTAGAAAAACACCTGGAACTGGCTTATGCCGTTGGACCCTCCATACCGCTGTTCATTGAGGGTGATATGGTGCGTTTACGGCAAATTCTAACCAACCTCATTGGTAACGCCATTAAGTTTACCGATAGGGGCGAAATCACCATTTTTGTTATCCCGCGCAACCAAAAAGGCGAAAATTACGAACTCGAATTCCAAATCAACGATACCGGCCCAGGTATTCCGGCAGAACGGCTGGAAAGTATTTTCGAGCAATTCAGCCGTGCCGACGACAACCTCGCCCGCCGCCATGAGGGCACTGGCTTAGGGCTAACCATTTCGCGCCACTTAGTCGAGATGATGGGGGGAACTATTTGGGCAGAAAGTGCTGTGGGTGTCGGCAGTCGCTTTCATTTCACCATCAAAACGCACAAAGCTGTGGGGAAACTCAAACCGTTTCTGCACAGCAATATCCCCGAAATTGTCGGCAAACGCATTTTGCTGGTGGAAAACAACCCTGCCAGCAGCCAAGCCATGCAAGACTTTTGTATAGGCTGGGGTGCGGTAGTTGACACCGCCAGCACCAGCACTGACGCGATTAGCCGTATCGCCATCGGTAAAGCTTATGACATCGCGTTAGTCGATAGCAATTTACCCGGCGACACCCCGCTGGAACTAGCCAAATACATCCGTAAGCGCTTCAGTAAACAAGAACTTCCCCTGATTCTGATTGCGCCGCCCAATGACCGGCATTCCAAAGAAACCGTGCGCGAACTCTACAATCTCTACCTAACCAAACCCATTACCCGCAGTCGCCTATTCGACAGCCTCATGACCGTATTGGGCGAACTCAACCTCGTCAGCTCCAGACCGGAAAAATCCAAACTCAAACTGGGGGAACGCCTACCGTTATCGATCTTGCTGGCTGAAGATAACCCCATCAACCAAATTGTCGCGGCCTCAATACTCGATGAAATGTCTTACAAAACCGATGTGGTCGAAAGTGGTCTGCAAGTCCTGCAAGCCCTGCACAAAAAAGCCTATGATGTTATTTTCATGGACATGCAAATGCCGGATATGGATGGTTTAGAAGCGACGCGCCGCATCCGTGCCGATTTTCCACCTAACCAACAGCCGATTATTATCGCCATGACTGCCAACGCAATGGAAGGCGATAAGCAACAATGCTTACAAGCAGGCATGAACGACTACATTAGCAAACCCGTATTGCCCGAAGCCGTCGAAACCGCCTTGCAATACTGGTGTACACCCAACAACCGCTATCAGCCTCGTGAGGAAGCCAACCATGCCGTTACTAGCCACTGAAGCACTCCAACAGCTCCCGGCTGCTATCTTACCACGGCTAATTCAATTATTTAGCAGCACTACGCCCGCCATGCTGACTGATATTCGGCAGCACGCCAAGAGTGGAAATCTTCTTGCCATGAGCCAAACAGCTCACAAACTCAAGGGTTCTTGCATAAGTCTAGGCGCGGAACACATGGCTGACATCTGCAAAACCTTGCAACACAAAGGTGAAATCGGCGATGCCAGTAACATCAGCACACTGATTGCCGAACTCGAAGCCATTTATCCACAAACTCTACAGGCATTAGAACAAGCCACCTAATAGCGACGTTGCTATTGATTTGTGGTAGAGACGCAAATAAGATTTGCCATAAATCTACACATAACAATAAAATAACATGATCAAAAACAAGAAGGCTCAATATGCGTTTCAGGGTCTTATCCCAACAGCAGCGAAAGCAAGGACTGTAAGGCAGCTTGCCCCCGTTTCCTGATGTTGTGAAGAGACTCGAAGAATGCAAGGTAACACGGTAGCTTTTCTTGTGAGATCCCCCGATGAGGTCGTAACCATGAGCGTAACAGTGACCAAAAACCTTCCATCGTATTGACGTGGACTTCATGGAAACCGTCACCATCTTCGTCACGGGCATATTCGCCTGCGCCATGGTTGACGGTTTTGTGGGCATAGCCCCATTCTTCCAATCGGCTGTAAATGTTGTACTCATCGGTGTAGACCAGCGTGCCTGCTGCCACCGTTTCCACAATCAACGGCTTGATCGTCGTCTGTTTCACATTCGCCAGCATACGGATCACGACCTCCCCGGAACGCTGGATCATGCCGAAAATGGGTGGTTTGTCCTTTTCCAGTGTCCCACGCCCCGGCGCACCTTTCAGGGCGCGGCGGCGACCTTCACGCCCAGCATCCGCGACGGCTTCGGGGTTTCCCTTGTGTCCAGCCTTGACATAAACCTCATCAAATTCAACATTCCCAAACAGGTTTACTGGCGTTTTTTTCTCGACACCACGCCGTAACTGTTCCGTCATCGCCTGAACATCATCCTTGTTCAACCCCAATTCGCGGGCGATTTGTTGGTTGGACAGGTTCAACGACATCAGGTACAGGCACAACACCCACACCTTCAGCGGCTGGTGGTGGCCTTCAAACACCGTGCCCGTCAGGTCATCAAAACGCTTTTGGCAATCCTTACACTGGTAACGCTGGCGTTCCTGCTGGGTGTCATCCTTGCCTCGACGGATAGTGTCCTGTGAACCGCAGTGCGGACAAATCACCCCATTAGGCCAACGCACGGAACGGACTTGCTCGAAACAGGCGGCATCACTGGTCAGGCTGGAAATACTGATGAGCGAGGTCATAAAGCCTCTCCTTGGCTATCGGAAATGACTAACTTTACCGCTATCCATCACGTTTGCAATGCCGGGGAAAACAAGACCCTGAAACGCATATTGAGCCAACAAGAATAATCCGGTGAGTTAGTTTATGTTATCGAGAGGAATATCCGTGCAGCCTCCTACAATGGTCAGACAATCTCAATCTATCGTAGAAACCGTCGAAAAAGACGGCTGCCCCTACTGCGGCAGTTTGGTATGGGAACAAATTCACCGTACCAAGTTACAAAAAATCATCAAGCCATTCAAAGGGCGTTGCTATTGCCGAGCTTGCCAGAATGAATTCTGGAAAGAGGTCGATTAAAGAGTCACCGTAACCTTTAAGCCACCTAGGTGCTCAGAACGCCCGAAGATAAGCGTTCCACCGTACAATTTGGTAATGTCTTTACAAATCGACAGCCCCAAACCATGGCCTTCAGCGCTTTCATCCAGCCGCACCCCGCGTGCGGTCATCTGCTGTAATTCTGCTTCAGTACGCCCAATGCCATCATCTTCCACACTGATATGTACTTTGCCCGCGACGCTGCTGATCTGGCAAAGTACCTGTTGCTGCGCCCATTTGCAGGCGTTATCCAGCAAATTTCCCAACAATTCCAGCATGTCTTCGCGGTCGCCGAAACGGGTGATCGTTGGGGCAATCTCCAGCGTAATGCAGTGTGGGGATTTGTGGTGCACCTGTGCCAACACTTCCACCAGCACGGGTAATTCCACGCGAGGATCAAAGCGTTGTGTGGTATTACCCAAGCCTGCCATGCGGGCGCGTTTGAGTTCGCGCTCAGTCAATTGGCGGATGCGTTCGGCTTGCAATTGCGCCTGCTGATGGCTGGTCGCTGATATGTCAGCATCAAGGTGTTGCGTGAGTAAATTGAGCGGGGTTTTCAGCGCGTGCGCCAGATTGCCTAACGCATTGCGGGAACGTTCCAAACGCTCCTGCATCAAGCTCAACAGGTGGTTGAATTCCTTGATAATCGGGTAAATTTCCGCAGGCACGGCCTCATTGAGCTTATTGATATTGCCCGCATCAAGCTGTTGCAGTTCCGCACGAATGTAATCCAAACGTCGAAAAGTTCGGCGGATAACAATGCCTTGAATCACCAAAATCAAGGCAATCCCCGCCGCCGCCAACAACGGAAATAACCACTTGAAACGCTGCGGACGGTGTTGCGTCGCGTCTGGCACAAACACCACCCCTGCCGAATGCACATTTTGCACTCCTTCAAAAAACCAGGGCAACGCCATTCCCACGCCCCAAATCAGCGCCATCACCAAC contains:
- a CDS encoding PilN domain-containing protein, with protein sequence MSFIPKFQTFIRWWKEGLYNGLPNTTRKFFRTELPRLILHTHDGCNVDALWSQDGKPQMRGQFALQDGNTQLADLLPSHAHGKPYAVELRLGKTQVLALQHHFPEAVKENLVQVLGYQLDRLTPFTADSALFDARVAQHDKGRKEILSDIFVVPKYVVERFNRLLDAIGVSPIQVVSVEGAHPDINLVARQEAQQAQGWSRIPLYFFLGALMLSLVVPLGYKYRRVEQIETALTEVRSSSAEQLAIRDKLLEAEDALTFIESKRKTSPMALDVVETLSALLPEHTWLERLEFQGGKLEIRGESGMALSLIDTLEDAAEFADVRFKSPVTRNKDNGRDRFHIEATLEVPHAE
- a CDS encoding ethylbenzene dehydrogenase-related protein; amino-acid sequence: MKHPLRLTSAFILCSTLSLAHAETPTIKIGTLKAAPQLDGSAEDWQDIASSKIKLTYVGKPELTKTVLLKAGVFGDEVFFHTEWEDSTQDIQHKPSVWDEAQQKYVEGPQLEDRFALEFAMKGDYDANWFSGKEFTADMWNWKAARTNPIGISHDKITVISKQPMAESYKATLPDGSHLYINRPTDMGVEPYETKRYFKKQQDIMPKYVPLEKLPAGADDIKAKGVWKDGRWSLEQRRKLNTGYEDDVRFTVGNPVKGAVAVFDHDDSAHHFISETLTFAF
- a CDS encoding response regulator, whose product is MRVFNNLRLLQIIDSTFLVTLLGIIAVLLWFNLTDISNQVRQNMQVSNTSLQQSHAAFVQQVKLETTIDQQRATFDQLNDEFFKFAFNPNSTPDNLPLLHQLSHQLQQQGEELLAVWPLENRPDLKADYEEVIGIMSNLSTELEGLNSPHWRQLAADARDTAHQAKELMAEIEKIDNQLGTKIGDAIQQSIQNTNASTAQMAEELTHLKQRTLWGTLLIITLLIISRLYFSTRFQHMTQMARNAQQVAEEALKTKARFLATMSHEIRTPMNGVIGMTRLLMNTPMSKKQTEFVDSIHLSGEHLLTVINDVLDFSKIEAGKLDLKREPFELRACIEEILNLLNAKALEKHLELAYAVGPSIPLFIEGDMVRLRQILTNLIGNAIKFTDRGEITIFVIPRNQKGENYELEFQINDTGPGIPAERLESIFEQFSRADDNLARRHEGTGLGLTISRHLVEMMGGTIWAESAVGVGSRFHFTIKTHKAVGKLKPFLHSNIPEIVGKRILLVENNPASSQAMQDFCIGWGAVVDTASTSTDAISRIAIGKAYDIALVDSNLPGDTPLELAKYIRKRFSKQELPLILIAPPNDRHSKETVRELYNLYLTKPITRSRLFDSLMTVLGELNLVSSRPEKSKLKLGERLPLSILLAEDNPINQIVAASILDEMSYKTDVVESGLQVLQALHKKAYDVIFMDMQMPDMDGLEATRRIRADFPPNQQPIIIAMTANAMEGDKQQCLQAGMNDYISKPVLPEAVETALQYWCTPNNRYQPREEANHAVTSH
- a CDS encoding Hpt domain-containing protein, producing MPLLATEALQQLPAAILPRLIQLFSSTTPAMLTDIRQHAKSGNLLAMSQTAHKLKGSCISLGAEHMADICKTLQHKGEIGDASNISTLIAELEAIYPQTLQALEQAT
- a CDS encoding IS1595 family transposase, encoding MTSLISISSLTSDAACFEQVRSVRWPNGVICPHCGSQDTIRRGKDDTQQERQRYQCKDCQKRFDDLTGTVFEGHHQPLKVWVLCLYLMSLNLSNQQIARELGLNKDDVQAMTEQLRRGVEKKTPVNLFGNVEFDEVYVKAGHKGNPEAVADAGREGRRRALKGAPGRGTLEKDKPPIFGMIQRSGEVVIRMLANVKQTTIKPLIVETVAAGTLVYTDEYNIYSRLEEWGYAHKTVNHGAGEYARDEDGDGFHEVHVNTMEGFWSLLRSWLRPHRGISQEKLPCYLAFFESLHNIRKRGQAALQSLLSLLLG
- a CDS encoding ATP-binding protein, which gives rise to MKSLERQLQVNLAIILVLVMALIWGVGMALPWFFEGVQNVHSAGVVFVPDATQHRPQRFKWLFPLLAAAGIALILVIQGIVIRRTFRRLDYIRAELQQLDAGNINKLNEAVPAEIYPIIKEFNHLLSLMQERLERSRNALGNLAHALKTPLNLLTQHLDADISATSHQQAQLQAERIRQLTERELKRARMAGLGNTTQRFDPRVELPVLVEVLAQVHHKSPHCITLEIAPTITRFGDREDMLELLGNLLDNACKWAQQQVLCQISSVAGKVHISVEDDGIGRTEAELQQMTARGVRLDESAEGHGLGLSICKDITKLYGGTLIFGRSEHLGGLKVTVTL